A genome region from Eurosta solidaginis isolate ZX-2024a chromosome 2, ASM4086904v1, whole genome shotgun sequence includes the following:
- the LOC137242641 gene encoding trypsin-like produces the protein MNLRVLLAFLFLALDCILGHTNSQYRIVNGRPSTIAESPYMVSLQHITNTKECFCGGALITDERVVTAAHCVKKYEKISVIVVAGLTHLTEPGQRRAIEFAIYPENFDKPIKNMDVGVIKVCEPFVMGSFVKTIPLCESKLKPGTKMQINGWGVTDVKTMESQANTLQTAEVEIVNTRLCAARYWLMRGQSLPKTNICAGGGATDACNGDSGGPGVVNGQLCAIISWGVKCGSRYPGVYTNVNNAEVRDFINKT, from the coding sequence ATGAATTTACGCGTTCTTCTCGCGTTCTTGTTTCTCGCGCTTGACTGCATTTTGGGCCATACGAACTCGCAATATCGCATTGTTAATGGCAGACCTTCGACCATAGCGGAGAGTCCATATATGGTATCGTTGCAACATATAACGAATACTAAAGAATGTTTTTGCGGTGGTGCATTAATCACTGATGAAAGAGTGGTCACAGCAGCGCATTGCGTGAAAAAATATGAGAAGATTTCAGTCATCGTTGTAGCTGGGCTAACCCATTTAACCGAACCCGGACAGCGCCGCGCAATAGAGTTTGCAATTTATCCAGAGAATTTTGATAAGCCAATAAAGAATATGGATGTAGGTGTGATTAAAGTGTGTGAACCCTTTGTCATGGGATCTTTTGTAAAAACAATACCACTTTGCGAAAGTAAATTAAAACCGGGTACAAAAATGCAAATTAATGGATGGGGTGTCACAGATGTGAAAACGATGGAATCACAAGCGAACACACTCCAAACTGCTGAGGTGGAAATAGTAAATACACGACTATGTGCGGCTCGTTATTGGCTGATGAGGGGGCAAAGTTtaccaaaaacaaatatttgtgcTGGGGGTGGTGCAACTGATGCGTGTAACGGAGATTCTGGAGGACCAGGCGTTGTAAATGGACAACTTTGTGCGATAATATCATGGGGGGTAAAATGTGGGTCCCGATATCCGGgtgtatatacaaatgtaaataATGCAGAAGTTCGAGACTTTATAAATAAAACGTAG